One region of Armigeres subalbatus isolate Guangzhou_Male chromosome 3, GZ_Asu_2, whole genome shotgun sequence genomic DNA includes:
- the LOC134219739 gene encoding uncharacterized protein LOC134219739 has translation MFKIISEATRGISAKNLETAGKLVRPFSSSSNKDRGLTDFSGKKDCQQKACGERSTKMPPKEGPKSSCDKPVSPKTWRTCPEPPSPKEFSCADTIQQKVPQRKKRQVASRPSCAKPAPSLAAPDCVKVKKELCPRAMLPGCGKAKIPPRCDPKKVVRDCVKLHSPVASFSDCYKNPFPPQPRSECTCLTTRKICSSNSRAEA, from the coding sequence ATGTTCAAAATTATTAGTGAAGCAACCAGAGGTATCTCGGCGAAGAACCTTGAAACCGCCGGGAAGTTGGTGCGGCCTTTCTCATCATCGTCTAATAAGGACCGTGGTTTGACCGACTTCAGCGGTAAGAAAGACTGCCAGCAGAAGGCCTGTGGCGAGCGCTCCACCAAGATGCCCCCCAAGGAAGGACCAAAATCGAGCTGTGACAAGCCCGTTAGTCCGAAAACGTGGCGCACCTGTCCGGAACCTCCGAGTCCCAAGGAGTTTTCTTGTGCCGACACAATTCAACAGAAGGTTCCCCAAAGGAAAAAACGACAGGTTGCCTCCAGACCGTCTTGTGCCAAGCCGGCGCCCAGCCTTGCGGCTCCGGACTGCGTGAAAGTAAAGAAAGAACTGTGCCCCCGTGCGATGCTGCCCGGGTGTGGAAAGGCCAAGATCCCACCTCGCTGTGATCCGAAGAAAGTGGTTCGTGATTGTGTCAAGCTACATTCGCCGGTGGCTTCATTCTCGGATTGCTACAAAAACCCATTCCCTCCGCAACCCCGTTCGGAGTGCACGTGTCTAACAACTAGGAAAATCTGTTCTTCGAATTCCCGTGCAGAAGCCTAA